The following is a genomic window from Rhizobium sp. NRK18.
CTTCTCTCCCACGAATATGTCCGTGAATGCGCCGTCATCGGCAAGGCGGATGACGTCCGCGGGCATATCGTCGAGGCGCATGTGGTGCTCGAAGCCCATGCCGTGCCGGGCGAAGCGCTCGTCAAGCTGCTGCAGGATCATGTGAAGGCGCAGATCGCGCCCTACAAGTATCCGCGCTCGATCGTCTTCATCAAGGAACTGCCCAAGACAGAGTCCGGCAAGATCCAGCGCTTCCGTCTGAAGACCGAGACTGTCAACTAAACCGTTCAATGGCTTGACGAATGTCGTTTCGCCGTTGGACATTGCCTTCGCCAAGTCGGGGGGAGGGCGAAGTGGTTCCATGTACCCGGCGTTCGAGATAACCAGAAAGAGGGAACAATGAAGACAATCATTTCCGCCGCAGTCCTGGCCTTGAGCCTCGGCGTCGCCGGCACTGCAGCCGCCGAGCCCGTCAAGATCGGCATGATCACCACGCTGTCCGGCGGTGGCGCCGGTCTCGGCGTCGACACCCGCGACGGTTTCATGCTTGCGATCAAGCGGGCCAACAATCCGGACGTCTCCGTCGTCGTGGAAGACGATGCGCAGAAGCCGGAAATCGCCGTGCAGCTCGCCGACAAGCTGATCCAGCAGGAAAACGTCGACATCCTGACCGGCATCGTCTGGTCGAACCTGCTGATGGCCGTCGAGCCGGGCGTCGTCGCCCAGGGCAAGTTCTACATTTCCACCAATGCCGCGCCGGCTCCGCTTGCCGGCAAGGGCTGCAACCCGCTCTACTTCAACGTCGCCTACCAGAACGACAATCTTCATGAAGCCATGGGGCAGTATGCCAACCAGGACTACAAGAACATGTTCATTCTGGCGCCCAACTATCCGGCGGGAAAGGATTCGCTGACGGGCTTCAAGCGCTATTACAAGGGCAAGCTGGCGGGTGAGATCTACACGCAGCTCGGCCAGACCGATTACGCCGCCGAGATCGCCCAGATTCGTGCCTCGGGCGCCGATGGCGTCTTCATGTTCCTGCCGGGCGGCATGGGCATCGCCTTCATGAAGCAGTATGCCCAGTCCGGCGTCGACATTCCGGTCATGGGCCCGGGCTTCTCCTTCAGCCAGGACGTGCTCGGCGCGATCGGCGACGCGGCGATCGGCACGAAGAATTCCGGCCAGTGGTCCCACGACCTCGACAACGACGCCAACAAGACCTTCGTCGAGGCGTTCAAGACCGAGTACAACCGCCTGCCGTCGATCTACGCCATGCAGGGCTATGACGCTGCGCAGATCATCCTTTCGGCAGCCGCCAAGGCCGACGTGAAGGATACCGACGCGTTCCGGGCCGAACTGCTGAAGGCTGACTTCGCTTCTCCGCGCGGCAAGTTCAAGTTCAATACCAACCAGCACCCGATCCAGGACATCTACGTCCGTGAAGTGGTCAAGGAAGGTGACGTGATCACCAACAAGATCGTCGGCACCGCCTTCACCGATCACGGCGACGCCTACGCGCAAGACTGCAAGATGTAAGGACGGATCGTGACCGTGGCATTGGCGATCGAGCAATTGCTCAACGGCCTTCAGTTCGGCGTCATGCTGTTTCTGATGGCTGCGGGACTGACCCTCATCTTCGGCGTCATGGGCCTCATCAATCTGGCTCATGGCTCCCTCTACATGGTCGGTGCCTTCGCCTGTGCCGCGGTGGCAGCCGCGACCGGTTCCTTCTGGCTCGGCCTCGCGGCCAGCCTCGTTGCCGCGGCGGCAGCGGGAGCCCTCGTCGAAATCCTGGTCGTGCGCAGGCTCTATGCGCGCGACCACCTCGATCAGGTTCTGGCGACTTTCGCCCTCATCCTGATCTTTTCGGAAGGCACGCGCTGGATCTTCGGCTCGTTTCCGCTTTACCTCAACATTCCGCCGATCCTGCAGGGTGCCGTCGCCCTTCCGGGAGACGTGCATTATCCTGTCTACCGTCTGGCGGTCATCCTTGTCGGTGGGCTGGTGGCGCTTGGCCTTGCCATGCTGATCGGCCGCACCCGGCTCGGCATCCAGATCCGCGCCGGAGAAAACGACCGCGAGATGATCGGCGCGCTCGGTATCGATATCCAGACGCTCTACACCGTCGTCTTCGCCCTCGGCGCGGCTCTCGCCGGTCTGGCCGGCGCCATGGTCGGTGCGTTGCAGTCGGTGCAGGTCGGCATGGGCGAGCCGGTGCTGATCCTCGCCTTCGTCGTCATCGTCATCGGCGGCATCGGGTCCATCAAGGGGGCGTTCATCGGCGCGCTGCTAGTCGGTGTAGTCGATACGCTGGGACGCTTCCTGCTGCCGCAGGCGCTGCTGCTCGTCCTGTCGCCTTCGGCCGCCGGTTCGGTCGGCGGGGCGATCTCATCGATGCTGATCTACATCATGATGGCCTTCATTCTTGCCTTCAGGCCACGCGGCCTGTTTGCGGCATAGACGGGAACAGGCGACATGATCACACGCGAAACCCTCGTCAACGCCGCCATTGCGCTCGGGCTCCTGGGTGCTGCCTTCGCCGCACAGGCGAGCGGGCAAATCTTCTACATCACATTGGCGACGCGCATCGCGATCCTTGGCCTTGCCGCCGTCGGCCTCAATCTCGCGCTCGGCCTTGGCGGCATGGTCTCCTTCGGCCACGCCATGTTCTTCGGCATCGGCGGGTATGCAGCCGGCATTCTGGCGAGCCATTCCTTTTCCGGAGAGCCGATGCTGTTCGGCATACCCGGCACCACCCTCATGCCGGTCATCTGGATCGTCGCGGCCGTGATGGCCGGCGTGATGGGGCTTGCCGTCGGCGCGATCAGCCTGCGCACCAGCGGCGTCTACTTCATCATGATCACGCTCGCCTTCGCCCAGATGGTCTATTATTTCGCGGTCTCCTGGCCGGCCTATGGCGGCGAGGACGGGCTGTCGATCCTGGTGCGCAACGGCTTTCCTGGCGTCAACACGATGAAGCCTATGAGCTTCTTCCTGATCACCTATGTCCTTCTGATGTTGGGGCTGCTGGTCTTCTTCGTGCTCCGCCGCTCGCGTTTCGGCAGCGCGCTCGAAGTCTCCCGGCAGAACGAAGTCCGGGCGTCGGCGGTCGGCATCTCGCCGTTTCCGGTCAAGCTCGTCGCCTTCGTCATCTCCGCCATGCTGACGGCGATCGCCGGTGCGCTGTTTGCCGATCTCAACCGTTTCGTCAGCCCGTCCATGCTCGCCTGGCAAATGTCGGGCGAACTCATCGTGCTGATCATCCTCGGCGGCACCGGCCGGCTGTTCGGCCCGGTCGCCGGCGCGGCGCTCTACGTGCTGATCGAATACTACCTCGGCGAGGTCACCGAGCGCTGGCAGTTCTTCCTCGGTCTCATCCTGCTCGCCACCGTTCTCTTTGCCAGAGGCGGCGCGATCGGCCTCCTGGCAGGAAGGGCGCGTCATGGCTGAGCCCGTTCTCGAGATCCGCAACCTTGTGAAGACCTTCGGCGCGCTGCAGGCGACCGGCGACGTCAGCCTCGATCTCCGCCGCGGCGAGATCCACGCGCTGATCGGCCCGAATGGCGCGGGAAAATCCACGCTGATCCACCAGATCTGCGGCACGCTGCAGCCCGACCGTGGGACGATCCGGCTCGAGGGCGAGGACATCACCCGGCTCGGACCGGCGGCACGTGCCCGCAAGGGGCTGGGCCGCACCTTCCAGATTTCCTCGATCGCGCCCGAATTCTCGGCGCTCAGGAATGTCATGCTGGCGGTTCAGGCGCGGCAGGGTTCGAGTTTCCGGTTTTTCCGGCCGGTAATGGGCGATGCATCGCTGACCGAGCCAGCGATGGCCATTCTCGAACGGGTCGGGCTGGCGGAACGGGCAAGGCTGCCGGCCTCCGAACTCTCGCATGGCGAGCGCCGTCAGCTGGAAATCGGAATCGCGCTCGCGCTTGGCTCAAAGGCCTTCCTGCTCGACGAGCCGATGGCTGGCATGGGACCGGAAGGCTCCAAGGCGCTCACCGGCTTTCTCGACAAGCTGCGCGAGGAGACGCCGATCCTCTTGGTGGAGCATGACATGGACGCCGTCTTCGCGCTCGCCGACCGCATTTCGGTGCTGGTCTACGGCAAGATCGTCGCCACCGGCAGCGTCGACGAGATCCGCCGCGACCCGACCGTGCGCGCCGCCTATCTCGGAGAACACGCCTGATGCTGCTCGAGGTCAAGAACATCGAAACCTTCTACGGCGCGAGCCAGGCGCTGTTCGGCGTCAGCCTTGGTATCGGCGAAGGCGAGGTGATGGCGCTGATGGGTCGTAACGGCATGGGCAAGAGCACCACCATCCGCTCGATCTGCAACCTGTCGCCGCCCCGACGTGGAGAGATTTCCTTTGCCGGAAAGTCGACGAGCCGTCAGCCGGCCTTTCGCGTCGCCCGCCGCGGCATCGGCCTCGTGCCGGAAGGCCGGCGCTGTTTCAGCACGCTCACGGTGCACGAAAACCTCGTGGCCGCCGCAAGGCCGGGACGCTGGACGCTGGAGCGGGTCAACGAGCTCTTTCCGAGGCTCGCCGAGCGCCGCCATCAGCTGTCGCGGACGCTCTCGGGCGGCGAACAGCAGATGCTCGCCATCGGCCGGGCGCTGATGACCAATCCGACGCTGCTCATTCTCGACGAGGCGACGGAAGGTCTGGCGCCGGTGATCCGCGACGACATCTGGCGGGCGATCAAGGCATTGAAGGCCGACGGGCTGTCGATCCTGCTGGTCGACAAGACGCTGTCCGAGCTTCTGCCGGTCGCCGACCGCTGCGTGATCCTTGAAAACGGCCGCTCCGTCTGGACGGGCCGACCCGGCGAGATCGACGGCACGATCAAGGATCGCTATCTCGGTATCTGAGCCTATTCGTCTTCTGGACCGGAGAGGTGGGTGCGCGCGGACTGGCGGAGCAGGTCCGTATGCGACAGCATGCGATTGATCGTGCCCGGATCGACATCCGCCATCATGTCGCGGATCCAGCCTTCATGCGCCTCTGCCATTTCGGCAAAGGAGGTGCGGCCCATTTCCGTCAGGCGCGCAACGGTGACACGGCGGTCGCCGCCGGGCGTCTCGCGGATCACCAGCCCATCCGCTTCAAGCCGTTCGACCAGCCCGGTGATGTTGCCGTTGGTGACCATGGTGCGCTTGGAAAGCTCGCCGAGACGCAGGCCCGCCGGCTCGCGGTAGAGCTGCGCGAGAAGGTCGAATTGCGGCAGCGTGGCGCCGAATTCGCTGCGCAGCCGCCGACGTATCTCCTGAGAAATCAGCTTCGTCGTGGCCAGCAGCTTCAGCCAGAGCCTCAGCTCGTCCTTGCCTTCATGCGTGTCCTCGACGACGACTTCCAGATCGACTGCTTTGCTCAAGGCTGAAACGTTCCCGTGGGTATGAATGAGTTATTGCCGAATGCGCAAAGCGCTGCCCGGCAAACTATTTGAACTCTAAAGCAGCTCCGGGAATTGTCATAGCCTTCCGGCACGAAATCGCGGTGGAAAGATCGGCTTTGGCGGGCGGTGCGATTATGCATTCCGGATGCCGGCGGCAAACATCGGCCCGCCATGGCGGGCCGGAAAACCATAGCCGTGGACCATCACCACGTCGATGTCGTCCGGGCCGGCGGCAATGCCTTCTTCGATCAGTGCCTGGCCTTCGCGGACCATGGCATCGAGCAGTCTTTCGACGATTTCGGCGTCCGGAATGTGGCGCGCGGAAAAGCCCTTTTCGACGCGATAGTCGGCGATCATCCGGTCGATGTCGGGATCGACCAGACGCTTACCGTCCTCGTATCGATACCAGCCGCGTCCAGCCTTGCGACCGAAACGTCCGGCTTCGCACAGTCTGTCGGACAGTTCGCAATAGGGGAGCGATGGGTCGCGGCTTGCCGCCTGCCGTGTGCGCCTTGCCCAGGCGATCTCGAGGCCCGCCATGTCGAAGACGGCGAAGGGTCCCATGGCGAAGCCGAAATCCTCTGCCGCCCGGTCGATATCCTGCGGCAGCGCGCCTTCTTCGAGCAGTCGCTCGGTTTCCGTGCGGTAGGCGGAGAAGATGCGGTTGCCGATGAAGCCCTCGCAGACGCCGGTGACGACTGGGATCTTCTTCAGTTTCCGCGCGAAGGCGAGAAGTGTGGCCATCGTGCGCGGCGCCGCCCTGGCGCAACGGACCACCTCCACGAGCCGCATGATGTTGGCGGGCGAGAAGAAGTGCAGGCCCGCGACACGCTCCGGATGCGCGGTCGCCGCTGCGATCCGGTCCGGATCGAGATAGCTGGTATTGGTGGCGAGAACGGCATCCGGGCGAACGATACCGTCGAGGGTGCGGAAGAGCTGCGTCTTGACGTCGAGATCGTCGAACACCGCCTCGATGACGAGGTCGGCGTTCGCCAGCGCCGTGGCGTCGGCGGTTGCCGTCAGGCGGGAAAGCTGGTCGTCGGCGGCGTTCCGGCTCAGGCGTCCGGAAGTGACAGACTGCTCGATCATGCCGCGAACGCGCTGCAGGCCCGCGTTCGCGGCTTCTTCGGTCTGGTCAAGTGCAACAACTGTGAAGCCCGCAGCAAGCGTTGCGACCGCGATGCCGCAGCCCATCAGGCCGGTGCCGGCGATACCGATCACCGACAATGGATAGGGTTCGACGCCGGAAAGGTCGGCCGGCTTGCCGACGGCACGCTCGGCAAAGAAGATATGTCGCAGCGCTGCCGACTCCGTGCCGTCGCGCAGGTGGATAAATGTCTCGCGCTCGGCCGCAAGCCCGTCTTCGAGGTTGGTCTTCGCCGCCAGCCGCACAAGCCGGATCGCTTCACCGGGAGCGGTCTGACCGCGAGACCTCTTGATGAAGCGGGTCGCCATCGCGTCGAAAACCGCCTCGTCCCATTTAGCGACGGTCAGGGCGCCCGTCCGGCGCGGAGTCTTGCCCGACAGTTCGCCGGCGAGCGCGACGGCTTCACCAATCAGGTCGTTGGTGGCGATCCTGTCGATCAGCCCCGTTTCAAGCGCCCTTGCTTCCTTGACCGGCTTGCCGCCGGCAATCATGTCGAGAGCGGCTTCCATGCCGACGAGACGGGGCAGGCGCTGGGTGCCGCCGGCGCCGGGAACGAGGCCGAGATTGACCTCAGGAAGCCCCATGGACGCGGAAGAGGCGGCGATACGCGCATGGCAGGCAAGGACCAGTTCCAGCCCCCCGCCGAGTGCTGCCCCGTTGACGGCTGCCACGACCGGCTTGTCGCTCGCCTCGATCGCCGCGACGACGGCGGGAAGCGTCGGCTCGACGGGCGGTTTGCCGAATTCACGGATATCCGCCCCACCCACGAAAGTCTTGCCGGCTCCGGTTATGACGACCGCTGTCACGCCATCATTGCTTCCTGCATGGCTGATGGCGGCGACCAGCCCGTTGCGCACCTCTGCTCCCGTGGCGTTGACCGGGGGGTTGTCGATCGTCACGACAAGCGTCGTCCCTTCGCGCTGGCCATGGATCGTTCGGGAAAAGGAAAGCGTTTCTGTTGCTTGCGGCTCACCGGTCATCATCAGTCCCCCGTCAATCCGGAATGACGGCGGTGGCCTGGATCTCGATCTTCGCGCGATCCTCCACGAGGGCGACCACCTGCACGGCGGCCATGGCCGGGAAGTGCCGGCCCATGACGGAGCGATAGGCTTCGCCCAGCCCCTTGGGATCGGCCAGATATTCGGCCTTGTCTACGAAGTACCAGGTCATGGTGGTGATGTGGTGCGGCTCTCCGCCGGCAGCGGCGACCACGTCGACGACATTCTGCAGGGTCTGCCTCACCTGGCCGACGAAGTCGTCGGTTTCGAACTGGCACTGACCGTTCCAGCCGATCTGGCCGCCGACGAAGATCTGGCGGCCGCGGGCCTCCATGCCGTTCGAATAGCCGAGGGGCTTTGCCCATCCTTCGGGTTGGAGGATCTTATGCATCTTGTGTCTCCAGATAGGGCATGAAGGCGCTGCGTATGTCGTCGGGCCACGGGCAGGCGCGGTGGGTGTCGTGCGAGGTGGCGACGATGCGATGGTCCGCGCGCCACAGAAGGGCGCCATTGGCCGAAACCTCGTGCTCGAGGTCCATCGAGGACGTGCCGATCCGCTTCAGCCTCACCGCGAAGTCGAGCCGGTCGCCATGAAAGCCGGGTTTCGAGAAAGTGAGGTCGAGTTTCACCGTCGGCACGCCGATCCGCCGTTCCTGAATGAGCGTCGGCCATGGGACGCCGGCCGTGGCGAAGAATTCTTCCAGCACGCCGACGAGGTGATCGAGATAGGACGGGAAGTAGGCGATGCCGGAAGGATCGCAATCGCCGAATTTGAGATAGCGCGTCGTCTGGAACATGGGCTTCCTCACGCCGTCGTTCTGGCGGCATGCGCCTTGATCAGTTCGCGCGCAACGATGAGCTTCTGAACTTCCGTCGCGCCTTCGTAGATGCGCAGCGCCCGGATCTCGCGGTAGAGCCGTTCGACCATCTCGCCACTCCGCACACCACGGCCGCCGAACATCTGTACGGCGCGGTCGATGACGGCCTGGGCGTTCTCGGTCGCCGTCATCTTGGCCATGGCCGCTTCCATCGTCGTCGGCAGCTTTTGCACGTCACGGCGCCATGCCGCGCGGTAGGTCAGCAGCGCCGCCGCGTCGACCGCGGTCGCCATGTCGCCGAGGGCCGCCTGTGTCAGTTGCAGGTCGGCGAGCGTGCCGCGGAGCATCGGCCGTTCGCGGCTGTGGGCGAGCGCTTCGGCGAGTGCCCGGCGGGCAAAGCCGAGTGCGGCGGCGGCGACCGAGGCACGGAAGATGTCGAGCGTCCGCATGGCGATCTTGAAGCCTTCGCCGGCTGCGCCGAGCCGGCGCGAGGCCGGAATGCGGCAATTGTCGAAGCGGATCGTCGCCAGCGGATGCGGAGCGATCACATCGATGCGCTCGGCGATCGAGAAGCCCGGATCGTCGGCAAAGACCACGAAGGCGGAGATGCCGCGCGTTCCCGGCGCTTCGCCGGTGCGGGCGAACACGGTGTAGACATCGGCGATGCCGCCGTTCGAAATCCAGGTCTTCTCGCCGTCGAGCACATAGTCGTCACCGTCGCAGCGCGCCGAACACGACATCGCGGCGACGTCGGAGCCGGCATCTTTCTCGGACAGCGCGAAGGCGGCGATCCATTCGCCGGCGGCGACCTTGGGTAACACGTCCTGTTTCAGTGTCTCGGAACCGCTGAGGCTGATGGCGCCGCTGCCGAGCCCCTGCATGGCAAAGGCGAAGTCGGCGAGGCCGTCGTGAAAGGCGAGCGTCTCGCGGGCGATGCAGATCTTGCGGCTGTCGATTGCCTCTCCGCCCGAAAGGCCGACGGCGGCATGGAGCAGGCCGGCGTCGCCGAGCGAGCGGACGAGCGCGCGGCAGGCGCCATCGACATCGTCATGGTTGACATGCGCCATCGCTTCACCCGCCGCGAAGGCGTCGAGCTTCGCCGCCCAGTCGGCATGCGACACCTCGAAGAACGGCCACGACAGGTGGTCGCGTTCAAGGGCAGGGGAGAGCGTGATCCGCGGCATCGCTCAGTTGCCTTCGAAGGTGGGTTTGCGCTTTGCGGCGAAGGCCTCGAAAGCCCGGCGGAAGTCCTGCGTCGCCATGCAGATCGCCTGGGCCTGCGCTTCGGATTCGATCAGTTCCTCGATCCCCATCGCCCATTCCTGGTTCAGCATCGTCTTGGTCATCCCATGCGCAAACCAAGGGCCGTCGGCAATCGACTGCGCCAGCGCTGTGGCCTTGGTCTGAAGGTCGGCCTGCGGGTGCAGGGCGTTGAAAAAGCCCCAGCGCTCGCCCTCGTCGGCGGTCATGAAGCGGCCGGTATAGAGAAGCTCGGCGGCGCGGCCCTGGCCGATGATGCGCGGAAGCATGCCGCAGGCGCCCATATCGGCGCCGGCAAGCCCGACGCGGGTGAAGAGGAAGGCGGTCTTTGCTTCAGGTGTCGCCAGCCGCAGATCGGAGGCCATCGCCAGGATTGCCCCGGCGCCGGCGCATATGCCGTCGACGGCGGCGATGATCTGCTGCGGGCACCGGCGCATCGCCTTGACGAGATCGCCTGTCATGCGGGTGAAGGCGACAAGGTCGGGCATGGCCATCGCGGTCAGCGGTTCGATGATCTCGAACACGTCGCCGCCGGAGGAAAAATTGCCGCCGGCACCGGTCAGCACGACGGTGCGGACGTCGGAGGCATAAGCGAGGTCGCGGAAGAGGTCGCGCAACTCGGCATAGCTTTCGAAGGTCAGCGGGTTCTTTCTGTCCGGCCGGTTCAGCGTCAGGGTCGCGACCCGCCCATCCTCGCTCACCTCCCAGAGAAAGTGCTCGGCCTTGTAGTCGCGGAATGGCCGCGTCATGCCTGCCATAGCGTTCGTCATGTTGAGCTCCTTTCCCCCGGCGGGCCGGCCGCCATTATTGTAGCGGCCGGTGCTGATCCTGTTGTTATTCGTTTGCAGACGGAGGCAGGAAATCCACCTCATGCTCGCCGGAGACACGGACGATTTCATCGACGTCCGTCATCTGGTCCAGTTTGCGGAAGAGGTCTTCCAGCTTGCGCGCCGGCGACACCCAGAACAGGGCGCGGCAGGGCTTGTCCGATTTGTTGAAATAGCCATGCGGCACGCCGCGCGGCATGCGGACCAGATCGCCGGCCCTGGCCTTCGTCCATTCCCCGTCAAGCTTCAGATCCAACTCGCCTTCCTGCACGAGGATGAACTCGTCCTGGGTCGGGTGAACGTGAACGGGCACGAACTGCCCGGGTTCGCTGTTCGTCTCGAATGCAAACGTGTCGTCAGAGAGCGCCTTCGGGAAATAGATCTGCCCGAGGATATTCCACTTCACGCCCTTGAAGCCGGTTCCGTTCGCCGTAATGCCTTTTTCCAGTTCCATTCCACACTCCCGGTTGTCGTTGCTGCAAGTCAGGGCGGCTAACCCGCCATGATCTCTCCGCCGGCCACCGCGATCGATTGGCCGGTAATCGACGATGCGCCGGGAGAGGCCAGCCACGCAACGGCATCGGCGACCTCCTGCGGCTCCACGAGCCGTCCCTGCGGATTGGATTTGACGAATTCCTTGAATGCGTCCTCTTCGCTGCGACCTGTCTTTTCGACGATGGCAGCGATGGACCGGGCAATGATCGGCGTATCGGTGAAGCCGGGGCAGACCGCATTGACCGTCACGCCCTTCTTCGCCAGCTCGAGCGCCAGAGCACGGGTCAGGCCGATGACGCCATGCTTGGCGGCGCAGTAGGCCGAGACGTAGGCATAGCCGGCAAGCCCTGCCGTCGAGGCGATGTTGATGATCCGTGCGCCCCGGCCATGCGCCTTAAGGTCGGCGAGGGCTGCCTGCGTGACGTTGAAGACGCCCGTCAGGTCAACGTTGAGGACGTGCGCCCACATCGCCGCATCCGTCTTCTCGAACGGTGCGCTCGGTGCTTCGCCCGCGCAATTGACGAGGATGGACACGGGGCCGAAAGTGGATCGTGCAGCATCGAGGCCTGCAGCAATTGCGGCCGAGTCGGTCACATCGAAACCGTCGGCGATGAAGGTGCGGTCGCTTTCCGCCTTGTGTGCCACCTCCTCCAGGGGCGCGCGTCGGCGGCCGGCGAGCGTTACGGAAGCACCGTCGGCGATAAGACGCAGCGCAATGGCGGCGCCGATGCCGCTGCCGGCGCCGGTGACCAGAGCATGGCGTCCTGTGAGTACTCCGTTCGTCATCAGCCGCTCCTATTTCGCTGCCGGTGCAGCATTGGCTCGGGCGAGGTTTGCCTCGTACTGGTACTTGCCGGACTGGTACTGCTTCGGCCAGGCAATCGAGGAAATGCCGATGCTGGCGGCCTCGTGCAGCGTCCAGGCCGGATCGGCCAGATGCGGCCTCGCGACGGCGCAGAGATCGGCGCGGCCGGCGGCGATGATCGAATTGGCGTGGTCGGCTTCCGAAATCGCGCCGACGGCAATGGTCGGGATGCGGATCTCGTTGCGGATCTTGTCGGAGAATGGCGTCTGGAAGAGACGGCCATAGACGGGCTGTTCCTCCTTCCACACCTGTCCGGACGAGCAGTCGATCAAGTCGGCGCCGGCATCCTTGAACATCGCGGCGAAGATTGCCGCATCCTCCGGCGTGTTGCCGCCCTCGAACCAGTCGTTGCAGGACAGGCGCACGGAGATCGGCTTTTCCTTCGGCCAGGCCTCGCGGATCGCCCTAAAGACTTCCAGAGGATAGCGCGCCCGGTTCTCGTGGCTGCCGCCATACTCGTCCTCACGCCGGTTGGTGAGCGGCGACAGGAAGCTCGACATCAGGTAGCCGTGCGCAGCGTGGAACTCCAGCCAGTCGGCACCGGCCTCTGCCGCCCGTCTCGTGGCGGAGACGAAGTCGGTCTTGACGCGGTCCATGTCGGCCCGGTCCATGGCCTTCGGCACCTGGCTGTTCTTCAGGTAGGGCAGGGCGGAGGCTGAAATCAGCGGCCAGCCGCCATCCTCCAGCGGCTGGTCGATGCCGTCCCAGGCGCGCCTGGTGGCGCCTTTGCGGCCCGCATGACCGATCTGGATGCCGACCTTCGCCGCGCTGTTTGAATGGATGAAGCCGATCACCCGTTTCCAAGCTTCCGTCTGCTCGTCGTTCCACAGGCCCAGGCAGCCGGGGGTGATGCGGGCGTCCGGCGACACGCAGGTCATCTCCGCGAAGACAAGGCCGGCGCCGCCGAGTGCGCGGCTGCCGAGGTGGACCATGTGGAAGTCGTTGATGAGCCCGTCGTCAGCGGAGTACATCGCCATCGGCGAAACGACGATGCGGTTGGCGAGCGTCATGTCGCGCACTGTATAGGGCGTGAACATCGGCGGCAGGCAGCGCTTGCCCTCCTCGACGTTCAGCCCCTGCTTGCGGGCGAACCAGCGCTCGTAGCCTTCCAGCCAGTCCTTGTCGCGCAGGCGCAGGTTCTCGTGGCTGATGCGCTGCGAACGCGTCAGCATGGAATACATGAACTGCTCGGGTTCCAGCGTGTCGGCATAACGGCGACCGACCACCTCGAACCATTCCATGGCGTTGCGGGCGGCATTCTGGATGCGGGCGACGTCGACGCGGCGGATCTCTTCGTAAGCCGCCAGCACGGCCGGGATCTTGTCCGTCTCGTGGCCGAATTTCTGGAATTGATTGGTGAGCTCGATTGCATCGTCGATTGCAAGCTTGGTGCCCGATCCGATGGCAAAATGGGCGGTATGGGCGGCGTCGCCCATCAGCACTACATGCGATTTGCCGTTGTGGAGGCTCCACTTGCCGCAGATCAGGCGGCTGAAATTCAGCCACGCCGAGCCGCGCACATGACGCGCATTGGTCATCAGCTTGCCGCCGTCCAGCACTTCGGAAAACAGGTCGGCGCAGAAATCGATCGAGCCCTGCTGGTCGAGCCTGTCGAGGCCATGGGCCTGATAGGCCTCCTCCGTCGTCTCGACGATGAAGGTCGAGGTCTTGTCGTCGAACTTGTAGATATGCGCCTGGAACCAGCCGTGATCGGTCTTGCGGAAGTCGAAGGTGAAGGCGTCGTAGAGCTTGTCGGTGCCGAGCCAGATGTAGCGGTTCGGGCGGACGACGAGGTCAGGCTCGAACTCGGCCTCGTATTTGCGGCGGATCTTCGAGTTCAGGCCGTCGGCTGCGATGATCAGGTCGGCGTCGGGGAAGTCGAGGTCGCTGTCGACCTCCGTCTCGAAGACGAGCTCGACGCCGAGTGCCTCGCAGCGGGCCTGCAGGATGTTCAGGAGCTTCTTGCGGCCTATGCCGACG
Proteins encoded in this region:
- a CDS encoding ABC transporter substrate-binding protein; this translates as MKTIISAAVLALSLGVAGTAAAEPVKIGMITTLSGGGAGLGVDTRDGFMLAIKRANNPDVSVVVEDDAQKPEIAVQLADKLIQQENVDILTGIVWSNLLMAVEPGVVAQGKFYISTNAAPAPLAGKGCNPLYFNVAYQNDNLHEAMGQYANQDYKNMFILAPNYPAGKDSLTGFKRYYKGKLAGEIYTQLGQTDYAAEIAQIRASGADGVFMFLPGGMGIAFMKQYAQSGVDIPVMGPGFSFSQDVLGAIGDAAIGTKNSGQWSHDLDNDANKTFVEAFKTEYNRLPSIYAMQGYDAAQIILSAAAKADVKDTDAFRAELLKADFASPRGKFKFNTNQHPIQDIYVREVVKEGDVITNKIVGTAFTDHGDAYAQDCKM
- a CDS encoding branched-chain amino acid ABC transporter permease; the protein is MTVALAIEQLLNGLQFGVMLFLMAAGLTLIFGVMGLINLAHGSLYMVGAFACAAVAAATGSFWLGLAASLVAAAAAGALVEILVVRRLYARDHLDQVLATFALILIFSEGTRWIFGSFPLYLNIPPILQGAVALPGDVHYPVYRLAVILVGGLVALGLAMLIGRTRLGIQIRAGENDREMIGALGIDIQTLYTVVFALGAALAGLAGAMVGALQSVQVGMGEPVLILAFVVIVIGGIGSIKGAFIGALLVGVVDTLGRFLLPQALLLVLSPSAAGSVGGAISSMLIYIMMAFILAFRPRGLFAA
- a CDS encoding branched-chain amino acid ABC transporter permease, translated to MTRETLVNAAIALGLLGAAFAAQASGQIFYITLATRIAILGLAAVGLNLALGLGGMVSFGHAMFFGIGGYAAGILASHSFSGEPMLFGIPGTTLMPVIWIVAAVMAGVMGLAVGAISLRTSGVYFIMITLAFAQMVYYFAVSWPAYGGEDGLSILVRNGFPGVNTMKPMSFFLITYVLLMLGLLVFFVLRRSRFGSALEVSRQNEVRASAVGISPFPVKLVAFVISAMLTAIAGALFADLNRFVSPSMLAWQMSGELIVLIILGGTGRLFGPVAGAALYVLIEYYLGEVTERWQFFLGLILLATVLFARGGAIGLLAGRARHG
- a CDS encoding ABC transporter ATP-binding protein, producing the protein MAEPVLEIRNLVKTFGALQATGDVSLDLRRGEIHALIGPNGAGKSTLIHQICGTLQPDRGTIRLEGEDITRLGPAARARKGLGRTFQISSIAPEFSALRNVMLAVQARQGSSFRFFRPVMGDASLTEPAMAILERVGLAERARLPASELSHGERRQLEIGIALALGSKAFLLDEPMAGMGPEGSKALTGFLDKLREETPILLVEHDMDAVFALADRISVLVYGKIVATGSVDEIRRDPTVRAAYLGEHA
- a CDS encoding ABC transporter ATP-binding protein — encoded protein: MMLLEVKNIETFYGASQALFGVSLGIGEGEVMALMGRNGMGKSTTIRSICNLSPPRRGEISFAGKSTSRQPAFRVARRGIGLVPEGRRCFSTLTVHENLVAAARPGRWTLERVNELFPRLAERRHQLSRTLSGGEQQMLAIGRALMTNPTLLILDEATEGLAPVIRDDIWRAIKALKADGLSILLVDKTLSELLPVADRCVILENGRSVWTGRPGEIDGTIKDRYLGI
- a CDS encoding MarR family winged helix-turn-helix transcriptional regulator, translated to MSKAVDLEVVVEDTHEGKDELRLWLKLLATTKLISQEIRRRLRSEFGATLPQFDLLAQLYREPAGLRLGELSKRTMVTNGNITGLVERLEADGLVIRETPGGDRRVTVARLTEMGRTSFAEMAEAHEGWIRDMMADVDPGTINRMLSHTDLLRQSARTHLSGPEDE